The following are encoded together in the Pseudanabaena sp. FACHB-2040 genome:
- a CDS encoding L-lactate permease, producing the protein MALLYFLIALLPILTVFLLLVVARRPASQAMPGALLVTVAIALLIWRVPPIQVAASLIQGAVIAAEILYIVLGAILLLNVLRESGAISVIRESLLGLSRDRRVQVIIIAWLFGSFIEGASGFGTPAVICVPLLVAVGFPAMAAVMVALIIQSTPSTFGAVGTPILFGVATGLEGAETVEATLASQELPFPAYLDQVAAQAGLLHGLIGTLIPLILVLTLTYFFGRPSSLSEGLKLWKLALLAGVAFTLPYTLTAVFLGPEFPSLIGGLVGLMVIVGVLRRGWLQPPQIWDFPPEEQWPDEWIGSVMPQLRTPPQSMTVLKAWLPYLLLGLLLVLSRLQALPLRGWLQSLRLSWPNVLGTNLAISSQPLYLPATLFLVVVVITYFLHQMKPPEMRNAIAQALPLLQKTALALGAAVLMARVFINSEVNTAGLASMPLTLAAGISALAGQTWPFFAPIVGLIGAFVAGSVTVSNMMFSLFQFGVAEAINAPTAAILALQSVGASAGNVICVSNIVAAAATVGLLGREGLLIRRLMIPVLYYLGFTGLLGLVVVG; encoded by the coding sequence ATGGCTCTGCTCTACTTCCTGATTGCCTTGTTACCGATTTTGACGGTGTTTTTGCTGTTGGTGGTAGCTCGTCGCCCTGCTAGTCAGGCAATGCCGGGGGCGCTGCTGGTAACGGTTGCGATCGCACTCCTAATCTGGCGTGTTCCCCCCATCCAGGTAGCAGCCTCGCTGATACAGGGCGCAGTGATTGCTGCTGAGATTCTCTATATCGTGCTGGGAGCCATTCTGCTGCTGAACGTGCTGCGCGAGTCGGGGGCGATCAGCGTCATTCGCGAGAGCTTACTGGGGCTGTCGCGCGATCGCAGAGTGCAGGTGATTATCATCGCCTGGCTATTTGGCAGCTTTATCGAAGGGGCCTCTGGCTTTGGCACGCCCGCCGTGATCTGCGTGCCGCTGCTAGTAGCCGTAGGCTTTCCGGCGATGGCTGCCGTCATGGTCGCCCTGATTATCCAGAGCACTCCCTCGACCTTTGGGGCTGTGGGCACCCCGATCCTCTTTGGCGTCGCCACTGGGCTAGAAGGAGCCGAAACCGTAGAGGCGACCCTGGCCAGTCAAGAGCTGCCCTTCCCAGCTTATCTAGATCAGGTCGCTGCCCAAGCCGGACTGCTGCACGGCCTGATCGGCACCCTCATTCCCCTGATTTTGGTGCTGACCCTGACCTACTTCTTTGGCCGCCCCTCTTCCCTCTCTGAGGGGCTAAAGCTCTGGAAGCTAGCCCTGCTAGCAGGCGTCGCCTTTACTTTACCCTACACCCTGACTGCCGTTTTTCTGGGGCCTGAGTTCCCCTCTCTAATTGGCGGCCTAGTTGGGCTAATGGTCATAGTTGGCGTACTGCGGCGAGGCTGGCTGCAGCCTCCGCAAATCTGGGACTTCCCCCCCGAGGAGCAGTGGCCCGACGAGTGGATAGGCAGCGTCATGCCCCAGCTGCGCACCCCGCCCCAATCGATGACCGTGCTTAAAGCCTGGCTGCCCTACCTGCTGCTGGGCCTGCTGCTGGTGCTGTCGCGGCTGCAGGCACTGCCCCTGCGTGGTTGGCTCCAGAGCCTGCGCTTGAGCTGGCCCAACGTGTTAGGCACCAACCTGGCCATCTCCTCCCAGCCCCTCTACCTACCCGCCACCCTGTTTTTGGTCGTGGTCGTAATCACCTACTTCCTCCACCAGATGAAGCCGCCGGAGATGAGGAATGCGATCGCACAAGCCCTACCCCTACTGCAAAAAACCGCCCTGGCCCTCGGCGCTGCCGTCCTCATGGCCCGTGTCTTCATCAACTCCGAAGTCAACACTGCCGGACTGGCCAGCATGCCCCTCACCCTAGCCGCAGGCATATCTGCCCTAGCCGGCCAAACCTGGCCCTTCTTCGCCCCCATCGTCGGCCTGATCGGAGCCTTTGTCGCAGGCAGCGTCACCGTCAGCAACATGATGTTTTCCCTGTTCCAATTCGGCGTTGCCGAAGCCATCAACGCCCCCACCGCCGCCATTCTTGCCCTCCAAAGTGTAGGGGCCTCAGCCGGCAACGTCATCTGTGTCTCCAACATCGTCGCCGCCGCCGCTACCGTCGGCCTCCTGGGCCGAGAAGGTCTGCTAATTCGCCGCCTCATGATCCCAGTGCTGTATTACCTGGGGTTTACGGGGCTGCTGGGCCTAGTGGTGGTGGGGTGA
- a CDS encoding 2,3-bisphosphoglycerate-dependent phosphoglycerate mutase, with the protein MPQLILIRHGQSLWNAANKFTGWVDVPLSERGRAEATIASTKLRDYRVQVCYTSKLIRAIETAIVCLTECSEICGGRVPIIQHDASDPDWHGWDRYEGEPSEELPIFTCAALDERYYGDLQGLNKAETAAKYGAAQVHEWRRSYTTRPPRGESLEDTQKRVIPYFNQRILCHLREGNNVLVAAHGNSLRAIIMVLDNLKEEDVPTLELVTGIPIIYEFDDEGKVTGKVILNN; encoded by the coding sequence ATGCCCCAACTCATCCTCATCCGCCACGGACAAAGCCTCTGGAATGCCGCGAACAAGTTCACTGGTTGGGTAGACGTGCCCCTGAGCGAGCGAGGTCGAGCTGAGGCCACCATTGCCTCAACCAAGCTACGAGACTATCGGGTGCAGGTCTGCTATACCAGCAAGCTGATTCGGGCCATCGAAACGGCCATTGTTTGCCTGACTGAGTGCAGTGAAATCTGCGGCGGTCGCGTTCCCATCATCCAACACGATGCCAGCGATCCCGACTGGCATGGCTGGGACAGGTATGAAGGCGAACCCAGCGAGGAACTGCCCATCTTCACCTGTGCAGCCCTCGATGAACGCTACTACGGTGACCTACAGGGCCTAAACAAAGCCGAAACCGCTGCTAAATATGGCGCAGCCCAAGTTCACGAATGGCGACGCTCCTACACCACCCGCCCCCCCCGTGGCGAAAGCTTAGAAGACACCCAAAAACGAGTCATCCCCTACTTCAACCAGCGCATCCTGTGCCACCTCCGGGAAGGCAACAACGTTTTAGTTGCTGCCCACGGCAACTCGCTGCGGGCCATCATCATGGTGCTAGACAACCTCAAAGAAGAAGACGTGCCAACACTAGAGCTAGTCACCGGAATTCCAATCATCTATGAGTTTGATGACGAAGGGAAAGTGACAGGCAAGGTGATTTTGAATAATTAA
- a CDS encoding SDR family NAD(P)-dependent oxidoreductase — MTDQANQVAMITGASSGIGRAIAQRLAQSGYRLALCARREERLLSLQQELQADGTEVLIQSVDLRQEADILAFFQTVRDSWGGVNVLINNAGLGHKQSLMEGGTEAWREMLEVNVLALCICTREATRDMRDKSGQGHILHISSMSGHRVPGGSGLYSATKFAVRSLTEGLRQELRSEGLDIRVSSVSPGFVETEFAEKYHNSLEKAQDLYSKYPVLQPEDVADAVAYILSQPEHVQVHDLLVRPTRQVS, encoded by the coding sequence TTGGTCGAGCAATTGCCCAGCGGCTAGCCCAGTCGGGCTATCGTCTTGCCCTCTGCGCCCGCCGGGAGGAGCGGCTCTTGAGTCTGCAGCAAGAGCTTCAGGCTGACGGTACTGAAGTTCTGATTCAATCCGTCGATCTGCGCCAAGAAGCAGACATTTTGGCCTTCTTTCAGACTGTGCGCGATAGCTGGGGCGGCGTGAATGTACTGATTAACAACGCCGGGCTGGGCCACAAGCAGTCCCTGATGGAGGGCGGCACCGAAGCCTGGCGAGAAATGCTGGAGGTCAACGTGCTAGCCCTCTGTATCTGTACCCGCGAGGCCACCCGCGACATGCGGGACAAGAGCGGCCAAGGCCACATTCTGCACATTAGTTCTATGTCGGGGCACCGGGTACCGGGCGGCAGCGGCCTGTATTCGGCTACGAAATTTGCGGTGCGATCGCTCACCGAAGGACTGCGCCAAGAACTCAGATCCGAAGGGCTAGATATCCGCGTGTCCTCTGTCAGCCCTGGCTTTGTCGAAACCGAATTTGCTGAAAAGTATCACAACAGCCTCGAAAAAGCCCAAGACCTCTATAGCAAATACCCCGTCCTCCAGCCCGAGGATGTGGCCGATGCTGTTGCGTATATCCTGAGCCAGCCTGAGCATGTGCAGGTGCATGATTTGCTGGTGAGGCCGACGCGGCAGGTGAGTTAG